DNA sequence from the Cucurbita pepo subsp. pepo cultivar mu-cu-16 chromosome LG06, ASM280686v2, whole genome shotgun sequence genome:
GTATACAAGGTCGTTGCAGCCACCCCCGGCCTTCTTAAGTACATTGTACCAAGAAGATCCTTCAGAGGGTGTTGGTCGTAGGAAATCTATTAAGAAGCTCATTTTACCCCAATCAGGTCTGAAGTCGCCAAGAATCCGTCCCGGATCAGCTGGAAAAACATTTTACACGTTAACAACtcagaaaatagagaaatttgaattcattATGTGCAAACTATCTTCTACAAAGCTATACATCTCAATAACAAATCATCATCGAATCTTGATGTTTGGTTCTACGGTGAGTACTATGAATGCAATAGTCAaggcccaccgttagcagatattgtcctctttgggctttcccttaaggttttaaaacacatctgttagggagaggttttcacactcttataaggaatgtttcattcccctctccaaccaatgtgagatctcacaatccaccctctttgggggcTCAGTTTCACAATCAGTGGGGCGAATGCGCCCCGAGAAAGTCATCGAGGACGGTGACTAAATTAAGAGGGGaaacgactagttgtcaacttctccctacccaaggttatataccgTGAGctgttgttatttctctcttgcttgcttatataacgtctctttaaaaaatctctctttcgaaaatctctctccccttgttttctaaaaccttctcttaaaaccgaggccagaggctcgagcatacgtcacTTGGctgtaggcgacgcaagaacgaattggcttagctcacttgtcgttggaaagtgagtgccgcacaatcgcaagtcctctaccattaaaagtgcgattgtgacactcagcatcctcgctggcacactgcccggctctaataccatttgtaatagcctagcccactactagcagatattgtcctctttgggctttcccttccgggctttcccttaaggttttaaaacgcgtctgctagggagaggtttccacacccttataaggaatgtttcattctcctctccaaccaacgtgggatcttacaatgaAAGTGACAAGTATTTTCTTACAAAGCCGTTCGAATgctttttaaacattttaaaaaatgcagCATTAAATTGCTCTTAAATATGATGGTTTTCAGTGAGTCACTTACCAAAAGCTATGTCCTGATTTATTAACTGGCGAATTGTATCAGCATCTTCAGCATAAGGAACATAGTACTTTTGTGCCCAACGATGAGGATATGCTGGGACTCGGAATCGAGTATAGGCACACCATGGCCGTGCAGATGGCAGAATTGTAGATACAAAAGTTATGGCTCTAAGAAGTCGGCCAATTGCCATGGTGAACATATACCTCGCACCTAATCCGAGTCCAGGAGCTTTTACTGAGCCAAACAGCACAGAGAACGCAAGCATAATGAACAACATCAGGAAGTGATGCAATCCAATAATCCGAGCTCTCAATATCTCCACAACAGTATGAGGAAGTTTCTCGTTCAACGCCAGGAGAAGCCATTGGCCCGTATCAGGAAGAGGAGATGTGTCACTGTCAAATGTCAAAGAAAGTCACAATCTTAGAAAATGAACTGAAAATAAAACCAACAGGGGAATGAAACTGCATATATTGTTAAGGAACAACCGAAAACAGATCTTTTGAAAGGAAATTTgtatgtaacggcccaagcccaccactagcaaatatttaaaacgtTGTGCTACGAAaaggttccacacccttacaaagaatgtttcgttctcttccccaactgatgtgggatctcacaatccaccctcttttggggcacagcgtcctcgctgacactcgttcccttctcaaatcgatgtgggacctccaaatccaccccccagcgtccttgctagcacaccatcTCGTGTcatcccctttggggctcaacctcctcgctgacacatcgcttAATGTCTCActctgatattatttgtaatggcccaagcccaccgctagcaaatattgtcttctttatgCTTTCCCCTTCGGGCTTCTcctaaaggtttttaaaacacatctactagggagaggtttctacacccttataaagaatgttttgttctcctccccaaccaatgtgggatctcacacggTATATCATAACAAAAGATTGATCTACTAATACGATCTAAATTACTGAATTGCtacagaacaaaaacaaaactggGTATGAAAAAGACTACTAATCTAAATCTTGCTAGTTCTTGCAAGAATCAATCCTCAAAACTAACTAGCAAGGACTTTGTAGACTTCTTTAAACATAATGGCTGCATAAACGTTCATCCACATTCAATGCATCTcgttaatttcataatatattataaataaacataGGAAATAGATTAATTAAACGGATGAAAATCCATTAGTCCACCAATAACGGATGCAACAGGAAGCATTATGAGCAGCATTAATTTAAGAtccagaaaaagaaacaaagtgaGACCCATctttacaaaatgaaaataagaacacCAATTGGCTGACGCTCTGCAACTTCTAAACTTGGTTCTGACAGGAATAGGAAAATGTCAATATACAGGGAGccaaaaatgaatttattagCCAGATCTCTTTCCATTTGTGATAGAAACCAAATCTAATGAGCTTTGAAACGATTATGGATCTAAAATCAGAAATCCTTTACAAAGAATGGGTAAGCCATTTCTGTCTCATAATTACACTAACAATCAGGTTATAAATGCTTTTAAATGGATTCAGTCAACGCCTTCGTGAAGTTTGAAATCTGGTAACTCAAGCTAAACTACTCTCCAAAAATGTCAGATCCATCCCCAATATCTTGAGATTCAcacaagaaaatggaaaatattccAAATCTGGCGAGTTAATTAACGCAGATACGCAGAATCGCACCTAAACATAGACATCTAATGTGATGAGGAATTAATTTTAGGTTTTCGCAGCTCAAAAATCAGAAATCGATCTGATACCTCCAAGTCGAAATCAAACTTGATCATTCAAGAAATCCACAACTATTTTTTATCTGCTAAAAGAGAGAAATCCAAATCCTAGAGTCACCTGTGCCAATCAAGACCGAGGACGGCGGTGACGAAACGAACGGAAAGAGCTTCGAAGAGCAGAGTGGCGAGCATGAAGAGCATGGAGGAGAGAAATGGAATGGCGGAACGGAACTCGGAGGACCAGTGCTTGTAGAAGGGAACACGAACGACGGCGGCAAGGGCAAGAAGGGACCAAAGAGCTGGCTGGAGACGGGCATGCCATGCCGGCGAGAGGTGGCTGAGGTAGTCAATGGAGATGTATGATATGGCAATGAGGCCAAGCCCGCCGGTCTTCGAGGCCGGCCACCGCATTtggtggtggcggtggcggtggcggacAAAGACGCGCAGTGTAGTTGCTTGTTGGAGAGTAAATGGGTTAGTTGAGGAGGAAGGATCTCCAGATAAGTGTCCTTCTCAACCAACCTATATTTATGTCTTACAAAACTTACTTTTAGTCTCTTTTTTCTCGAGCAGTGTTCATATGATCCAAAAATCCGATCAATTTAGACTATCTAatccaaattataaaatttaggaccggttgaatattttttttgtaatgaacggaaaaaaaaaatagcagaGTAGTTCAGCTTCGCCAGAAATCTCGTAGTTTTGGACAGAGGCAACCATGAGATATCCGCACCCAGCCCACGTCACCCTCTTCTTCAAAAACGCTCTCAACCCCACTCTGCCACTCAACACACCCTTATTGTTTGAGAGCGTGAAAGATCCAAAAAAGGTGATGAAGAACGAATTAGTTTGGCACAATACAAAGGACGAGATACCAGAGTAGAAACAGCAACGACATCGAGCATACTCGCAcatgtgggtcgtgtgtagggaagtactgcACATCCAATTTTTCCGAACTAGAGGTCACCTAAGAGACTatggttttaaatgataggtccttgcccatgttgcatgtgtttacaTTCCCTAACCCTAATACCTGGTAAGCAAGCTACTTATAGGCTTTGCGTTTTATCTCGGCTTTAGGGTTAGTCAGTTTCATAATTTGGTTATCTAGCCTTATCAGGTTAATTCTTTTACTGAACCTCGTCACTCGTACTCTAGGGCCACCTATTGTGGATATTTGCGGTTCTAGGTGCACTTAGCCAATCTCTTTGGTCTATTTAAGTCAATGTCTGTTCGACATATGAGTTAAGGGTTCCCTCATCAAATCTTGGGCTCTAAGCTGAATCGAGAAGTATGGATCAAGTCTACCTATTAGCAAACTCTATACGGTTTCCCTAATAGGTTCCGTTCGTGTCTACTACTGAACATTAACTAGAAGCTCCCTAAACCCTAATAGGTTCTATATTATACGTTATTCCAGGCTCTAAATAGTACAAGGTAGATGCCGTATTTCTTTTTACTAAGTACTAGACCTCATAAGTTGAGACAAGTTCGAGTTGTGCCCTAATCATCCCGAGGCAACCTATACCATCAAAATCAACCCTAAATATGACTCTCGGACCAATCATAGGCTAAGATTCATTAAACACGTGTTCATTACTCTAATttgattccttcatcaaacTTGTAGTCTTGATATCCATGAAGCTCTTAGTTCCTTTATCTAGAATCGACCCATAATGGCTCTGACATTCTCCTTTTGTCTCCTACAACATAGGAGTCTAACATCCCGAGTCTGAACTAGACATCCCACCtaggttagaaaatatatgagaTCATAacgaaaagttttataaagTGGTGTCTAGCTAACTGGGTATCGTATTAGGCTTAGGGTCAGAAAACTCGTAATTCTTCTTACTCTAGGGATCTGTCATAAAAGGCTAAGGCATAACCGAAGCATACGACGGTTTATGAGGTTCATAAAGCCATACTTCAAAGCATATATATCATACTCATCCTTAAACATCGTAAAAGTATGCATAAAATAAGTGCTATATTACGTGTCATCCAAAGTTCATTAAAGCCTTAAAACAATATATAGACATtgtaggggcattttggtcatttttatCCTTCCGGTTGGTTTATGCCTTAAACATACTCTTACGAGCTTCAAATTCATAGTATTAGGTcatactttaaaatttcatatgtaacgggtcattTAGTGGGTCGATTTCTTGATTTAGCTAGTTTTATGTCCTATTCGATATTACCAAGTAAAACGACTCATTGATGTCCTTAACATGTGGTTCTCGGTTTAATCCTTCCACGATCACTTAATAATAAGTAACTTAACTTCTTAGGGCATTTTCACGTGATCCCTACAAGTACATCTTAAGAAAAGTTTGGGATGACTATTACTTGCTCGGTCGCATTTGGGGACTCGGTTCAAGTCTTTTCCAAGCTCAAAATCCTCTAAATGTGTAACTTGACTTAAAATTAAGGGCGGGTCAGAAAACCGAGGTGTGAGCAGTTCAATAGACAAGATATCAATGGGTGAAAATGGGTCACTCGTTAAATAAtggggttgggttggattgaattaGGACATATTTTAGACCCGACCCAATTATTCggattgtaaattttttaacttaaataacCTTTAAGTTGGCTCGAGTAGTTCgaatcatttattcaaatttttatttttaataaaaataaaatattaatttgtaaaatatctatttatttattttctaacctcaatttaaaaaattacttacaaatagttgaattttattttcaatagtggctagaaaataaattattaaaataataatggaattaaataaactaaaagtattttaaaggTTCGATTTAACCAATCTATTGTCAGGATAACTTGTAAACCAACccatttataaagtttttcattaatttgaaATCAACCCGattcaaataagttcataacacAACCTAAATATCACGGGCTGAATTGAACTGATCaaaatttttaagtattttttaaacacgtttaattaaattatttttagtaagGTTGTTGGTTTTAGTTCACTCTACCTACCAAACACAATCAACCTAGGGGCAAAATGGTCATTTTGCCCCAAGCccgaacaaaatgaaaagagagagagagatgaagaagGAGGTTAGGGTTTTGGAAGGGAAAAGACGGTGAATACCAAGAACCGCCCCTAATCCGCCATTGGATATCGAGAAATCCAGTCAAGAACGGTAAACATGAGTTTTTCATTACTTTAAACGTTTTTATATCATCCTGAGGtcgattaaattttttaagaaaaatatgtcGTTGTAGGTGGACTAAAAGTCTACGATCAAGTGAACCAACTAATCTATAaagtttttcattaatttgaaATCAACCCGATTCAAACAAGTTCATAACCCAACCTAAATAGCACGGATTGAGTCGAActgatcaaattttttaaacacgtttaattaaattatttttaataaggtGGTTGGTTTTAGTTCACTCACCCTACCGAACACAATCAACCTAGGGGCAAAATGGTCATTTTGCCCCAAGCccgaacaaaatgaaaagagagagagaggaaggaggttagggttttggaagggaaaagaagGAGAATACCAAGAACCGTCCCAAATCCGCCATTGAAGATAGAAAAATCCAACCAAGAACAGTAAACATGAGTTTTCGTTACTTTGAACGTCTTTATATCGTCCTGAGGTcaagtaaaaatttaagaaaaatatgtaGTTTTAGGTGGACTAAAACGTACGATTAAGTGAACCAACTAATCTATAaagtttttcattaatttgaaATCAACCCGattcaaataagttcataacacAACCTAAATAGCACGGACTGGATTGAACTGatcaaaattctcaaatattttttaaacccgttcaattaaattatttttaataaggtTGTTGGTTTTAGTTCACTCTACCTACCCAATACAACCAACCTAGGGGCAAAATGGTCATTTTGCCCCAAGCCCggacaaaatgaaaaagaaaagaaggagaaTACCAAGAAGGAGAACCGCCCCTAACCGCCATTGGATATCGAGAAATCCAGTCAAGAACGGCAAACATGAGTTTTTCATCACTTTGAACGTGTTTATATCGTCCTGAGGTCgagtaaaaattttaagaacatgTCGTTTTAGGTGGAGCCGATAACTTTATCATATATTTGAACTCAACTCGATTCAGATAAGTTCTTAATACAACTTAAATAGCTTGAATTGAGTTGAGCTGATCGGGTTTTttcgagtattttttaaaagcgGTTGAtcaaattacttttattaagaACTCTTCCATGATCTCGCAAgcaaaaaagtttcaaaatcagGGCTGCTTATGATTGTGATTCGCTGCCGGAGCCTCCTTTTCTTCCGCCGTCTCTGCCACTCAAGTCTCCAACTTCCGGTACCTCCTCGGCCTATTGATTCTGAATCATGCACCAACTACATAAAAAATTGCAGTACAATCGAATCCTTGAAATGTGTCCACGCTTCAATTCTCAAAGCCAACCTCCACCTCAACTTGTTCTTTTGCACCACTCTCATTTCGCAGTATGCGTCGCTTGGCTCTGTTTCTTACGCCtattctctcttctctttgttGCAATCTCTTGACGTTTTTCTCTGGAATGTGATGCTTCGTGGTTTTGTTGATGCTGGGTTTTATCGTAAGGTCATGTTTCTCTATGCCCAAATGCTGGATTTGGGTATTCGACCTGATAATTTCACGTTTCCATTTGTTTTCAAGGCGTGTGGGTGTGTGCAGGATTTGGATTTTGGGGTTAGGGTTCATTATGATGCTGTGAATTTTGGGTATGAGTTGGATGTTTTTGTTGCGAATTCACTCATTGCGATGTATGGTAGATGTGGGCGTTCAGAACTTGCACGAGaggtgtttgataaaatgccTGAAAGAAATGTGGTGTCCTGGAGTTCAATCATTGGTGCTTATGCACAAAATGGTCAATATAGTTTAGGAGTGTCGTTGTTTTCGCTGATGTTGGCTGAAGGATTTCAATTAAACAGGTCTGTGCTGTTGAATGTCATGGCGTGCATACACTCAGAGAAGGAAGCTGATGATGTTTTTCGAATGGCCATGGATCATGAGCTTGGTTTAAATCAATCAGTCCAAAACGCAGCAGTTGGTATGTATGCACGATGTGGAAGAATTGACAAGGCTCAAGAGATCTTTAATGGAATTCAAAACAAGGACTTGGTGTCGTGGGCGTCGATGATTGAAGCTTACGTGCAGGCTGAACTTCCTCTGAAAGCTTTGGAGATTTTCAGAGAACTGATACTCAAAGGTATTCTGCCTGATTCTATCACCCTTTTGGGTGTAATTCGTGCTTGTTTAGCTTTAGGATCTTTTAGCCAGGCGTGTTTCGTACATGGTTTTGTTATCCGAAGGCTTTTCGGAAACCAAATAGTGGTTGAAACTGCCATTGTTGATCTCTATGTCAAATGTGGAAGTTTAATATATGCCAGAAAAGTATTTGATAACATGAAGGAAAGAAATGTTATCTCATGGAGCACCATGATTTCAGGGTATGGATTACACGGCCATGGTAGGAAGGCAATATGTCTCTTCAATGAAATGAAGAACTCAACCAAGCCTGACCACATAACATTTGTATCAATATTAGCAGCTTGTAGTCATGCTGGTTTGGTTGCAGAAGGATGGGATTGCTTCAATGCCATGTCTAGAGATTTTGAGCTGAAACCAGGACCCGAACATTACGCTTGCATGGTTGATCTCTTAGGTCGAGTTGGGCAGCTTAAAGAAGCTCGTGATTTTATCTCGAAAATGCCAATTAGACCCAATGCTGGGGTTTGGGGTGCATTACTTGGGGCATGTAGAATACATTCAAATGTAGAAATGGCTGAAGTTGCTGCAACGAATTTACTCGAGTTGGACCCGGAGAATCCTGGGAGATATGTTCTTCTGTACAATATATACCTGTCatctggaaaaagaaaagaagcagACCAGATTAGGGCTCTTATGAAACAAAGAGGTCTGAGAAAAATTGCAGGCCACACGATTATTCAGATGAAAAACAAGGTTCATACGTTTGTGGCCGGGGATCGATCTCATCCACAAACTGAAATGATTTACTCCGAGTTGGATAAAGTGATTTATAGGATTCAAGAAGAAGGGTATACTCctgatttgaattttgtattacATGATGTGGAGGAAGAGACGAAGGAAAAGCTTCTATATGTGCATAGTGAAAAGCTTGCTATTGTTTTTGGGCTCTTGAATTCTGGATCAGGTAGCGTCGTTAGACTTCAGAAGAATCTCCGAGTTTGTGGTGATTGTCATACTTTTACGAAGTTTGTATCGAAGGTTGCAAGGAGAGAAATTATAGTAAGAGATGCTCGTCGGTTTCACCAATTTAAGGACGGTACTTGCTCGTGTGGGGATTATTggtgatcccacatcggttgaggaggagaacaaaacatttttataagagtatgaaaatctctccctagcagacacgttttaaaaaccttaaggggaagcccgaaagggaaacccTAAAGAGGATTGGGCTTGAGATGTTACAATTGATACACGAAGAATGAAATGCACGTGCACCACAGAGCTTGATCAACTCCTAAAAACAACGGTACTTATGATTCTAAACGCTTGCTTATCATGGAGTCTATCTAGTCTTTTACTGAATTTATTCATATTGCAGCCTTAAGAATTTCGCTTTGCTGGCCAGAAATGCAAACCATTAGTCTCATGTCATGTTCTTGTTCAATTTATGTGCTTAAATTTAGATTGATCATTGCCCTTTCTAGCATTAGCCTTCTATTCTTCAGGTATCAATCTCCTGAGTCAAGTTGAGTACGCTACTATTTTCCTTAATACAGTATACAAAATCCCAAGGATTTGGCTCTTGAGTTTAGTAGAAGAGCCTAACTCTTAGCAATCCTCTGCCATTAGTCTAAGAACACCTCAAGAACCTTGCCAAGTTAGTCCTCCCGATCTGTTTAGTTTATGCTCATAGCGTTCGAACTCATGTGCCTTCTAGAACCAGGGGTTTTCGAACTTGCTGCGTATGATTAGCTAGCATTGCAGCGGCAAGGATTAGACGTCCTCCCATACTACGGTTCCCTGCGACCCAAACCTAGTGTCACTTTAGATTAGGGAGTTGGGGCAATAATAGCTCCTCCGCATCCCAAAGCACGCTGCCCTCCTAGGCATACAACACTAAGTAATCCAAGCCAACCCACATGATCGACTAATGGTGAATAATCAAAAAAGGGAActgtcttcattttttttttttttttttttttttNttttttttttttttttttttttggaggaaTATTAGTATGTTCTTTTGTAGTTTGGTTATTGTATGCCCTGCTCCCTAGTGATGGCTAATGAGTATATAATTCCTTGATAAAGAATCCATTAGATACTAAAACAACTGATTGGAAGTGGGGATTtataaagttgaaagaaaacCCATTCGAGAACAACGAACACCCATTCGAGAACAACGAACGAGGTTAAAAACTATCTAGCGTGACTTTATTTCACGGTCAACTCAACTGGCACCGCATCAATATATAGGgcctttatctgaaaaatgataaacataggacgaatatttaaaaatattcaataagtGACAACGAAAAAGCTTCATTTCTTGAAGCCAGTAGCATCCTTGACCGAATCAACCGCGTCCTGGGCTTTGACCATCATCTGTTGTCCTGCCTCTTGTATTGTCTCCTTAGTTGATTGAGCTGCATCACTTGCCTTGTCCATCAAATTACTCGCCTTCTCCTACATATTCACATAAATCAATAGGTTACCAATTTGAGTATGAGATCAAATATGAACTGTTCAAGGCAAAGTGAACCTGTGCTTGGCCTTTGGCTTCTCCAATTTGATAGCACAGGTTCTGAGACTTGTCTGCCATTTATTTTTACAGAGGAATTCAAAAAATACACTTCTGGTGattaatcttttgtttttgttgattaAGAACACTTCTGGTTGTGATTTTATAGGGTAGTTTTGGATCCAAACATTGCTTGATTAGAGTTTTAAGAAGGTGACACTTGTCATGATGTGGTTGGAGCTGTTCTACTTCAGGGCCAATTGACCAGGTCAGGTTTTGGAGTTGGAGAATGTTTCAAATCAACCATGTACCTATATAGTTTCTAAACAACTTACAAACttaaattaactttaaaagACATTTAAGATTGTAAAAACCTTTGGAGAACAATGAAAGGTTCagattgttaggaatcacggacctccataatggtacgatattgtccactttgagtataaactctcgtggctttgctttgggcttcacCCAAAAGGCCTCCGATGgagggactttcatccaacacctcccctcgaacaaagtacgcctccccttaatcgaggctcgacttctttttctttttggagtcctagtcattttttactatgccttcgaggctcacagtacttttgttcgacatttgaggattctattgacataactATGTTTAGGGCATTACTCTGAtcccatgttagaaatcaccgatctccacgatggtatgatattgtctactttgagcataaactctcatgaatTTGTtcgagtcgagcctcgattaagaggaagcatactttgttcgaagggggtgttggatgaaagtcccacgtcggctaatttagggaatgatcatgagtttataatcaaggaatgtCATCTCCATTGGTGCGAGGCcgtttggggaagcccaaaccaaagccatgagagcttatactcaaagtggacaatatcataccattgtagagaggtTCATCTAACACACATATCTCTGTCAACtatatgatattgtacacTTTCGGTTTAGGTTCTTTAAACCTTACCTAAGTCGGGTCAACTAGAAGCTgattgaagatttttttttttttaaatgtgaatTAATAAGACAATGAGTTATCTTATTTGACACGGTATTAGAAGTACTTGTTATCGTCCGACAATCATAATTCTTAATTCATATAGTTATAAGTAGACCACTTGAAATGCCTTCATTTGTCTTGTTGATATCATCTATCTTCATTTGGATCGTTCAGGAGTCATTTATTAAGTAGTTTTAAATACTCAATTCacgtttaataattttttcaatataagaAAGGACCTCATGTACGGATGACGGCGTTAACCGAGGAGGTCATGGAACCCATACTAGATGGATTTACGTTGTAGACTCCATGTTAGATTAAGATACGagcattttattttgaaattttgataagAGACGCTATATTTCTGTTTCCATCTATGTTGTTATTAATTTCTATTGATTATGTTCGAAATGAATTTATGCACGTATAAGCCTACTTTCGGTTATGTAACCCTCAAACATTATATTCACACTCTCATTTTACCGAAAATCAATGTAAAGAGATGAGCTCATACATGATGTACGCGTCCCTACAGAACATACATAGGAAGTAACCTGTGCTCGTGATGTACATGGATAGATCCCACATTTTAAATCACGGTACGTGATTATGATGTgcattatatacatatatgtgtATAATATATAAGATGCCCGTTCTTGCCCCCTTTGTCATTCCTCACTCGtgcaaaaattttcatttatttttacaaggATCGTGATGAGGATCCCTCGTGGGGAACGGATTGGGTTCTCCATAggaaaattttcctttttttttttaaatagttctTCTCAAGAAACTATTCTCGGgcataatttctattttacaatataatttttattaaaaaaatgtaaaaaaaaaaatataatataacgtTCTACTAATataatctataaaaaaaaatcaaaatttaatattataatataatttttcaNTGGAAAAGAACAATCCCTGTTCGTACTTCGTAACTCAGTTTATCTAACGGGAAAAAAATGTCTCATTACTCCCTCCCCATTCCTCGTTTAAACGAGAATGACTCACCCATTTGAAGCAGATTATCCAGGGGCCCAAACTCACGGGataaatgaacatctctaatTATACCTGACTTATCAAATATGAAGAATTTATAGTCAATCACGACCACTCATGTGACTGGGCAAGACTATTTCAAGGTTGTACCAAAAGTGAAGTCGTAAAAAACTCGTTCACCGAGGTGAATTAGGTCAGATATTTCTCTAAGTAA
Encoded proteins:
- the LOC111797145 gene encoding uncharacterized protein LOC111797145 — its product is MRWPASKTGGLGLIAISYISIDYLSHLSPAWHARLQPALWSLLALAAVVRVPFYKHWSSEFRSAIPFLSSMLFMLATLLFEALSVRFVTAVLGLDWHSDTSPLPDTGQWLLLALNEKLPHTVVEILRARIIGLHHFLMLFIMLAFSVLFGSVKAPGLGLGARYMFTMAIGRLLRAITFVSTILPSARPWCAYTRFRVPAYPHRWAQKYYVPYAEDADTIRQLINQDIAFADPGRILGDFRPDWGKMSFLIDFLRPTPSEGSSWYNVLKKAGGGCNDLVYSGHMLVAVLTAMAWTEAYGGLSSAVVWFFVIHSAQREIRERHHYSVDCVVAIYVGILLWKMTGFIWSAKDVVKRKRLAKLEKIQSKLVQAAKDADIDEVRELLKEIELTSQESNKGDNQSQSGVLWFFACATIFAAFVIVLLAFTWTSDG
- the LOC111797146 gene encoding pentatricopeptide repeat-containing protein At2g01510, mitochondrial-like isoform X2; translation: MIVIRCRSLLFFRRLCHSSLQLPVPPRPIDSESCTNYIKNCSTIESLKCVHASILKANLHLNLFFCTTLISQYASLGSVSYAYSLFSLLQSLDVFLWNVMLRGFVDAGFYRKVMFLYAQMLDLGIRPDNFTFPFVFKACGCVQDLDFGVRVHYDAVNFGYELDVFVANSLIAMYGRCGRSELAREVFDKMPERNVVSWSSIIGAYAQNGQYSLGVSLFSLMLAEGFQLNRSVLLNVMACIHSEKEADDVFRMAMDHELGLNQSVQNAAVGMYARCGRIDKAQEIFNGIQNKDLVSWASMIEAYVQAELPLKALEIFRELILKGYGLHGHGRKAICLFNEMKNSTKPDHITFVSILAACSHAGLVAEGWDCFNAMSRDFELKPGPEHYACMVDLLGRVGQLKEARDFISKMPIRPNAGVWGALLGACRIHSNVEMAEVAATNLLELDPENPGRYVLLYNIYLSSGKRKEADQIRALMKQRGLRKIAGHTIIQMKNKVHTFVAGDRSHPQTEMIYSELDKVIYRIQEEGYTPDLNFVLHDVEEETKEKLLYVHSEKLAIVFGLLNSGSGSVVRLQKNLRVCGDCHTFTKFVSKVARREIIVRDARRFHQFKDGTCSCGDYW
- the LOC111797146 gene encoding pentatricopeptide repeat-containing protein At1g11290, chloroplastic-like isoform X3; protein product: MIVIRCRSLLFFRRLCHSSLQLPVPPRPIDSESCTNYIKNCSTIESLKCVHASILKANLHLNLFFCTTLISQSVLLNVMACIHSEKEADDVFRMAMDHELGLNQSVQNAAVGMYARCGRIDKAQEIFNGIQNKDLVSWASMIEAYVQAELPLKALEIFRELILKGILPDSITLLGVIRACLALGSFSQACFVHGFVIRRLFGNQIVVETAIVDLYVKCGSLIYARKVFDNMKERNVISWSTMISGYGLHGHGRKAICLFNEMKNSTKPDHITFVSILAACSHAGLVAEGWDCFNAMSRDFELKPGPEHYACMVDLLGRVGQLKEARDFISKMPIRPNAGVWGALLGACRIHSNVEMAEVAATNLLELDPENPGRYVLLYNIYLSSGKRKEADQIRALMKQRGLRKIAGHTIIQMKNKVHTFVAGDRSHPQTEMIYSELDKVIYRIQEEGYTPDLNFVLHDVEEETKEKLLYVHSEKLAIVFGLLNSGSGSVVRLQKNLRVCGDCHTFTKFVSKVARREIIVRDARRFHQFKDGTCSCGDYW
- the LOC111797146 gene encoding pentatricopeptide repeat-containing protein At3g26782, mitochondrial-like isoform X1, with the translated sequence MIVIRCRSLLFFRRLCHSSLQLPVPPRPIDSESCTNYIKNCSTIESLKCVHASILKANLHLNLFFCTTLISQYASLGSVSYAYSLFSLLQSLDVFLWNVMLRGFVDAGFYRKVMFLYAQMLDLGIRPDNFTFPFVFKACGCVQDLDFGVRVHYDAVNFGYELDVFVANSLIAMYGRCGRSELAREVFDKMPERNVVSWSSIIGAYAQNGQYSLGVSLFSLMLAEGFQLNRSVLLNVMACIHSEKEADDVFRMAMDHELGLNQSVQNAAVGMYARCGRIDKAQEIFNGIQNKDLVSWASMIEAYVQAELPLKALEIFRELILKGILPDSITLLGVIRACLALGSFSQACFVHGFVIRRLFGNQIVVETAIVDLYVKCGSLIYARKVFDNMKERNVISWSTMISGYGLHGHGRKAICLFNEMKNSTKPDHITFVSILAACSHAGLVAEGWDCFNAMSRDFELKPGPEHYACMVDLLGRVGQLKEARDFISKMPIRPNAGVWGALLGACRIHSNVEMAEVAATNLLELDPENPGRYVLLYNIYLSSGKRKEADQIRALMKQRGLRKIAGHTIIQMKNKVHTFVAGDRSHPQTEMIYSELDKVIYRIQEEGYTPDLNFVLHDVEEETKEKLLYVHSEKLAIVFGLLNSGSGSVVRLQKNLRVCGDCHTFTKFVSKVARREIIVRDARRFHQFKDGTCSCGDYW